In the genome of Ziziphus jujuba cultivar Dongzao chromosome 10, ASM3175591v1, the window GCTTTTCAATCATATCAGCTACTTGAACGATTTCATTAattatcatcccttcagcaagaaGTTTTTAAATGAGCACTTACAATTCATGCACTTGACTAATCAATGGCTTAAATCCACCATCACATAGTCCAAGAATCGGCCTATAACAAACTTTTCAGAACCCGCATTCTTAGTTTTGTATTTGCGATCCAACATTTCTCCCAGCTTCTTTGTGACTTTGTGCCATAGTACATTATGTACAAAGCATCAAacaggccattcaggacataattccaACACAAATAATAAGAATGCTTCCATGGATCCACTGCCATGAATGTCTttttatcactctcttcattacttGGGTGGTGCATCTTCAATCAAGAACCTTGTAAGATTCAGTGTAGTCAAGTAAAGCAACATCTTCTGTTGCCACATTTTAAAATGTGCTCCATTGAACTTTTCTAGTCTCTTTGCAAGATTTGCAGGAGGAGGCATTTGAATCACAGGAGTCTGGGTTGGCACTTGTGTAATGGGTACAATCACATTATCTCTACTTGTCATTTCtgtaaaattggaaaaaaaaaaaatcaattagttgttgtTTTCTATCTCAACATACTAATTAAAGCCAATTTcgaaaagaaaaacacaataATGTAATTTTTCCAAGGTTTTTGTATACACCTACATAATTACTATATACACAAATAAAATTGCTATATACACTTACAAAATTGTTTTATACACCCACCGATTGACATCATCAAGTACATAATGATGACATCATTGTTGATGTAATGCTGATGTCTCACTGTGCTAATGTGGCAGTCAGTTGGCGGTCACTGCTACATGGCACCATATCCTGACATGTCACCTGCCATATGGCATCATACGCAGACATGTCACCTACCACATGGCAAACATGTCACCTTCCACGTATCCATCTATGCTAACATGGCACTTGCCATGTGGCGCTATATGCTGATGTGGCATTAATGTGTCATCGATGTGGCCTTCTACTAGACTGAGACATTTCATGTGTCGTTGGCCAACATGTGGTGATTTCTCAATCCGACATGTGTCATGTTCCATTGGCCAACACATGGCAGTCTCTCGTTTCGACATGTCATGTGTCGTAGGCCGACATGTGGCACTCCCTCAGACCGACAAGTGGCCTCATCTCTATGCGACACGTGGTGCATCATTGTGTGTGACATGTGGCTCCTATATGACACATGACCCAGCCACTATTTGACAAGTGGCCCTACAACTGTGCGACTCATGCCACTGCCAAATTGCATCGCATGGCGCCACCTCTCCTCAGCACGTGGCATGCCCATAAAACAATTGGGCCTAGTTTCTAACGGGCCAATTTTCTATTGGACCTTGGTCTTGGATTGAACAATAACTTGTTCTAACCACGGACTAGGCTTTACAACTAGACTAGAACCAACATAATTTAATCTTAGGCCCTTTAACCCAGAATCCTCCCTTACCCATTTTTCTGACCCCTTTACCCATTCTTTCGACCCGTCTTCAACCTCTAATCGGGTCGATTTTGACTCATTTTCTTGGTAAACAGGTCAGCCAACCCAGTtgcaatttttttcccctatttttcactgttccggcgacggaaaaatatccaaaaaatgctaaaaaaatcataatagcaTGGGAAacctattttatgaaaatatttttgctaatacaaaaaataactaaatgtccaccCACAATATTATACACGGGTtctcagaatttttttaaatttttatttaaaaaaaaaaccaccaaaccacaaagataataataaatccaCATCCAcacgtatatacatatatataagaatggATTCGTCTTAAGATTATAGGTAAATATAAaggaatatatgtaaatacatgtggatcaatggaataatatattacaaattaaagaaataaaactaaataggAACCTATATGCCTTTGACTTGATGATTTGCTTGTTGTTTGATCTGTCCGATGCCCATGTGATACCACAGTCTGTTAAGATGATTTTCGTTCCATCGATGCAGATGTTAGCTGACAAaatctcccaggatacaatggATGCAAAAGTTCTCGGCACAGCACCACCAAGGCTTTCTCTATGAACTTTCCAGTATACCTTTGCTTACCACACTCACAAATGCAAAAATACAGAAAATTGTTTTTCACActtgtttttccaaaaaaaaaaaaaaacactcacaCGAGGGGAGAAAGAATTTCTATGTTTTCCTTTGAAAATCCCTTTTGTAAAACCCACGTTTGGAAAGACAGAAAGCCACAATTAAAACCCATAATGGCCCATTAATGCACATTTATTCCCTTTAATACACTTTATGGCAAATCATTCAAATACCAATATTCCAAAAACATTACAAATATGTCCCTGCAAACTATTATGGCCTCCCAAAGGTATAATATTTTCTTGCATCATCATGCTTAGCCATTTCACTGCACATCTAGAGAAGCCTGCAGATTGTAAAATATGATACCAAAACTAAGAAATATTGTAGTTGTTATTTGGTAATTTATACTTCTGGACAAGAAATTTAAGTTGGTATTAGGTTCAACTTCAAGGAACTAGAACAATTAATCGATTGAAGCAGGCAAGTAAAATGTACATCTTACTCTTCGACTAAGGCAAGCATGAATATTGACTGGATATGTACCATTATGCTAGGATATGCTTCGTTTGCTTCAATTTAtggttatttcaaaaaatagggGGCTGATATTGAGAAGCTTGACACTGCATGTCAAATAATAGCATCAAGTCTCATGTTACTCATGAAAGAGAGAATTTGAAATCGGAGTTTCTTTGCACCCAAGTTTCTCATTGATCATTTTTACTATATCAGTTTCATCCTCATCATAGAGGATGGTGAAGTTGAATCTGATTTTATCCGTTCCAGTTCAATATGCTTGGAATATTGATGCATTATACGTGTAAACAAAGCTAGAAACTATGTTTCATAGTTTTGGAGCATTCCTTTCCTCCACTCTGTCTTTCCTCTGTATCTTTAGTAACCTCCTTAGCCATTCAAATAAGTATAAGATTTGTCCTGCTTGACTATTGAACAATTCATGTTTCCAATTAAACAAATGATATTGTTGCAGGTTGTAATTGTGCGTTTAAGAAAGGGTGATTAAATCTGATCgattttagtaaaataaaaatttgactttACACAGGTAGGCATGCTTGTTATGCACCTAATTACATGTTATTGATAGATTACCCTGAAACTTTTTAGTCACTGGTAGATTGGACTCGGCGCGAAGAATCTAATTATCTCCAGCCCCGCTCCTATTGTTTTTAAACTAACAGGGCCACATGACGTTGCAAACTTATCTTCTTTTCTGGGGCTATCCATGGAACGAGTTAAAGCGGCTATGTCCAAAATATTGCATGGAAATAATGAGCCACTGGAGGTTATCCAATTAAATTCGCAGACGAGGGTTCCTATGCTGGAGCGTAATGGATGTGATTGAAGTAAGAGATGATGCTTCAGATGGAAAATAAATGAGCCACCGTTGGTGATAATGGAAAAGCAAAAAGGTGGAAAAATCTGATATATAATGAATTTAATCATCAAACTCCtgtattacttttttaaaatttcaatatcgaTCTCAATTATATGACATACATCGGCATTGTAAGAAAGTTTGTAATATGGAAAGAATTGAAAGTTGGTCCGTAtgatattttcttattcttcatgCTGCAATTACTTTTGCTTTAGATTCCTCTCACTAAATTTTCTTTCCACTAATTTCCTGTTGTATTTTGTATCCTTGAATCATTTGATgaatttcatgtatatatatgattaagcATAGTCAATCTCCTGTCACATACACATGGCACAAAGCCAATGTTCTTCATTTTGATAAATGGGGGTTCCAAGTTGTATCTATACCGTGTCCCAGAAACTAGACTTGTAACTGTTGTCATGCTTCTCATGTGATAGTGcgttaaattatgatttctttatttcaaaagaaatatataaccATGTTGTTTTTCCTATATAGCAATTGTATTATTATAATGACATAGCGGCTCCTTCTGTCTTTATTCTTGATCAACCACCATATTCATCATTAAGCTTGTCTTTCTCCTTTACAAACCAGTAGGGATTGTTCTTTAACACCaccaccacaaaaaaaaaaataataaaaataaataaataaaaaataaaaaaggcaggGATTGAATAGGACTAGGTACTTATCATCAGGGAGACATGACTCATGAGGCCTCTCATTCTTGCTGTATGGTAAAGAACTGTTTGGGCTCATTTGCTTAGCCTCATGTTTTGGAGCTTCAGAACTGAGAGCTTCTATTTGTATGATCGAAATCTCTTTTTataccatattaaatttttccttttgatatgtTTGATACTTTACAACCGAGCAATTTAGATATGTTCGGTTATAGTGTAGTACTAAACATGGCATTTGCAGTCATATCCGATCGGTGGTCTAtaatcaaacatttttttttttttttttaaagttgttcGGTAATATAATTCTCCCTCTTCAAATTTTTAACTTGCCAGCACATGTTCTAGGCCTTCTGCAAACAACATAGAGATAGTTTTGGGGCCTCATACCACCCATGTCAAGAAGATTCTGCTTTCATTACCAAGTTCATGATCATCAATCCCTATATATGTAGCATTCCTATATTATACTTGCACAATGTTGCTTTGCTTTGATTATGTGTTTATTAAAATCGATTAGTGGGCAAACCACCGCCGGCTGACAAAAAACAATAGGGGCCGACCTCCCAAAGCTTTTTTGAGTCTGCCTCAAGCAACATAGCCTTTAGTTAAAGATAAAGCCATATTAAATTCTCTCTAATTTTTAAGCGTATGATGAGGCTTCtcttattataattttctattcATGATTCAGTAACATGAGTGACCGCGTTAACAAAgagttttgaatataaaatttggtttatCTATAATTAAACAAGGTATTGTTTTGGTTTTGTAAAGCCAAAGTAAGACTTTTAAAAGAGATTGGAAAAGGGAAGCTAGAGGGGGGGATCAGTGAGTTGCTAAGTGTGCATTTTATATTGCCCTGTTGGATGCTGCTGTTTTTGACCATGGTGGATTGTCTTTTGCTCCTAGTAGTCGATCACTATCCAGTATCCagaccattattattattattattatgattgccATAAGAAAACTAGTGGGTTCAACATGGTTCTAGCACGTTGGAGAAGAAGTTTATCTTAATTGGATTCTTTAGTAAAGTAATGCGGCCAAATGTATGTAAAGAATAACGTTACCAATTTGAAAATATTACATATTTCAAGAATAAATACTAGTTAGATCCAAATAAATTTTCTTCTCATCTTTAGCCTTGttgtctttttaaaaaaatacaattccattatttattaattttattgcaTGACATGAATGAAGATTCAAgtatttgaataaatttcattaatttggACATTATTGCATttaggatatttatttaaaaaaggaTGGTTCGTTgtctatttaaataatatttagctCCCACTAAAGTTTACGGCTAATTCCAGTTATGCTAGATGTGAAAGTGTCATTGTACTGATATTCAAGAAACATAATGAAAGCGTTATTGAACTTCCGaaaagaatattaaatatatatatatatatatatacacgtatatatAGAGCATAATTGATGTAACTCATAACACCATAATTTATTTACTTGAACATCAACTCTAGTCCATATGAAAACTGCTTAATGATAAAGCCATTAATACATGgaacaaagatttaaaattcaaatcttttttttttttttggggggggggggggggggggggggggttagaAATATTACACCTCTAAGAAATTATTCCTCAACCAAAGAAATAGGAAAGAATATACGTCTCCTAATTCCTCAGAAACATTTTAATTGGTGGCAAATTTATTACTTTTCAAATGCTAATTGAGAATAGGCAAAGATGATAATATTCTCTGGCATTTAATTTCCTATTTGGGATTCAGCTATAGGCCTTTGGCTAGAAAGTTCCTTCTCCAATTAACTTGACATATGTCTCAATAAAACCGATTTAATATACCATcttaaaaatgtaatataaaatacttttattatattattattattattatttttcaagaagCAAAAATTAATGGCAAAATCACTATTTTCTTTAACCGTGTTTAAACATTAAATTCCACCGCGTCCAATatcaaacaaaaaggaaaaatactcCCAACTTTTTGTTTACATTCcaagttgatttttctttttctttttttttttcttcttttttttttcttatttatttatttattatttttttttttttttgaaataaacatACGAAGTTGATTGAGAGGACGTCAAACTGAATAACAAAAGAGGGAGGGGCTTCTAGGAACAGCAACAGGAAAGTTGCACTTTGGGTTGAATTTTGGGTGAAAAAAACtgtttaaagttttaaaagaactgtttaaatttttcacttcaaaaaaataataataaagagggaaaaaaaaaaaaaaaaagaacgaacGTTGATTGATTGATTGAATAGGCACATTTCGCTTGGCTTGTGGTTGTCTATGTCTCTTCATGCCTTTCGAGTCTCTCTTTCACAACCACAAAGCCAATAattcacccccaaaaaaaaaaaagagggggaaaaaaaaaaaaaaaaaccacaaagcCAATAAAACCGAATAACACTCTCGCTTATCCTTCTGCAATCGTGATGGGACTATCACAATTGCCCTTGTATGACACGCCAATAGATGTAGCCAGTAGATACCCAAATTTCTCTCCCACTTTGCTCTACGGCCTTACTTGTAGCCCTTTTTTTCGGTTAAGAATCCAATAGTTGTAGCTctctgggaaaaaaaaaaaaaaaaaaaaaaattaaaaaaaaaatcccattaaGCCATTTCCAGTATACTGCGTTTTAATCCCATATGGGTCAATCTCACTCTCTTGGAGATCATAGTTGGTGGCTGTCACTTTGTCTTTACCTCAATTTGACAGTGACTTTGTTTTTATCCATCTATTCCTACGTTTTAATATATCATGGTGTTATATTCTTTAAAGCACTATATACAAAATCTTGTATAATTTGCAGTCAAGGGCCTTGTGCAAATCCCAATTGCAGTACACCTAAAAACTTCGCATTATCAGGCTGAGGCTGCAGAAAACTTGGGCAATGTCCACGAGCTACGTTGAAGAAACGAAGATGGCTAAACTCAAATATCGGACGTAGAATCGTTTGCCAAGAATATTCTCACCGTTCAGGCTATATTTTCAACCTCTGGATTCCAGGAAAGCCTTGTTTATGAGTGGCATGCTTTCTATTCAGATACATAGTTCAGTTGTTTCATGCTGCAGACTTGTTTTGtttgtattgtattattattattattattatcattttcttttttaaggttTGGAGACAATTGATTGCCAGTAAAAAGTTGTAATTGAATACTTGAAATCCACATTTTGCATTCTACTAATACAAATTagagttatatatatacactgctTACTTTAAGCTAATTAGCGCTTAAAGTACACATAAAACAACAATCTAAAAATTAACTTGCCACACTATTGATATAATAAATGCTGAAAACATATCCAACTGACTAAAATCATTCCTTGGCCAGATTAAGGAATTAGATTTGAAGATAAGGCATCAAGTATGTTGATCCAGTTGTCTTCATCCTCTTCGTCTTCCTCTCCACCCATATGGCTCCACTGAACTTGGGAATTCTTCTCAATTTCGTCATTTCTGGCGAACCGGCCTCTAATTCGGGGCCGGCTGTCTGCCAATGTCTTCCTACAAGCATACTGAAttcaaagatatatattttaattaaaggaggagaaaaaatttaattaaaaaaaaaaactcaaatacttaaaaataaaaataaaaaaattaaaatcataattcatTAGTTTAAGGCAAAGGATTCGGAGGGAAGGTTGGGCACAAAGAGGAAAAGATATACAAGtggtttgcatatatatattttaatacaaaaGACAATTACCCAAGTTGCTCCATgcatttttcttataaaatatgAAGTGCAAATTTCACATCTACTTATAAAGAGTTTATTCTTCCTTTAGAATTTACGTGACCAAAGAATCCAAAAATTCTCACACATATACTCTATAGTTACATCTAGTCTATCAACATAAGGAATTGTAGTTGGTATTGAATATAAACAGGAAGCAAAAGTTCGTGAGGTCAAGGTCAAACCAACtacaaaaagaaatttgtaACCAAAGAAAGTCAAACATATTTGGATAGctaagataaaatattatatatttcaattcCATTGAAATTTAGTTAATTCCAAGCTCACTTTCAGACATTCCAACACACCAAAATTAATGAACTTCTTAAggctttaaaatttattttttcttttcctaaatTTATCATGACAAATATCATAGAAGCTTTTTCCAGCTATAGTTgaccaaataaataatataatattcaaaatcacTATTGAGAATTCCTAGGCAGGATGTGACAGAAACAAAGCTCAGAATGATAGCACCATAGAAAGTAATAACATGTATAATTTACAAAACAGTGTGATCGGCCATACCTCGAAAAGAACACGAATAATGCCATTTCATTTACTTAtgagttattattattgtgtgcTAGTGCCACTGCCTAGTCAATTACAAGTTGGGAAAAACCAGATTCTAAttgccataaaaataaataaataaataaaatatttttacagaaaagaaaaaagtgtagtcaataatattataatgtaaaaaaaataataataataaataagaaaattaatagaaaagtGAAAGAGAAAAGGGGCAACCTTAATCTTCTTGTTGAAGTTCCTTTGATTTCTCTTGCTTCGATACCTTTcgattctctcttttttctcttcgGGACTGTAACGGCAGGCTTTTGTCATCCCTTCGATGATCATACTGCTCTCATTTGACAATGGACTTTCTGATCGATAGCTATGCTGAACCATGTTGTTGCCCTGCACCACCGTCCTCATAATTGGTTTTAAAGAAAGTATACAtatccaaattataaaaaaaaaacaagagacGTGCATACAATCAAATGCGGGTTGTTTTTGAAGGAGCACAAAAAGCTGCAAGTGCATCAGTTGCACCCAATCATTCACAGTAAAAGCCTGGTTAAGTCCCAGTAACATAGAGGGTAATGGGCGGGTATTTAGGTCATTTTGCAGACTCACCTGCAAATCACCAGTACTGTAAACCCTCCTCACCGGACCGGTTTCGGAGGACTCCAAGAGCTCAGCGACGGAGGAGAGAACGCGGTGGGTCCCATTCTTTTGGAGGGAATGGCTGCTGACGCTGCGCTGAATCAGGGTCGGCTTATGAGCGCCGAGGGAGCAGGGAGAGCCGTAGCTGCTGCAGCCGCTGCTGCAGCTGTTGCTGACTTCGGAGCCCAGAAGGCGAAGGGTTTCGTGGAGAGAGTCGAAGTCGGTGCCAGAGAAGTGGTCGGGAAGGAACGGCGGGTGAGAGGAGGGAGGTGGAGGGGGAGGAGGCGGGAATGGAGAGTCCGCCAGGGAATCGGTGGCGCGTGGGAATGGGGAGGAGTGGTAACCGTACATGGCGCGTGGAGGAGGGGGGAATGGGTATGGGGAAGGGAATGAAGGGAGGGCGGTGTGGAAGGGTCCGGGGGTACTTAAGCAAAGCAAAAGCGAGAAAAGAACGTCTGGAAAAGGATGTGACATTGTTGCGGAAGGTAGGATGACGTGGAACATGACGTCATTCTGTTTATAAAGCGTTGACCTCCTTCTTTTCCCCCTCTCACAGCTATGGAGACATAGCGGTCCCCCGCCCCAAATCCCAAAAAAGCGGAGtatatgcatatgcatatatcatacatacatacatacatacatacatacatacatacgaTATAAAGATATCATGTACTGGTAGGGTGGGTAAAATCCAAATCCGTTcaattcaatatatttttaatggtttagattgtatttttatatcaattagattgaattgggttcaaaatattataaattatatggattggattggttacggattggaaatataaatccaatcaaattcaaataatatattatataattaaaaaattatatatttttttatttttttcatttttatatataaattttaatatttttttcattttaatatattaatttttaacttttttttccattttaatatatatatatatttttacatctcTAAATCCCAAATTGATTATTGAATGAATGGATTTTcatgaatgtattattttatattatttgttttaataattttaatttgattttgtaggaGTGAGATAATGACATTAATGCTTGCTGTGtgataagtgcatgatgtgtatcatttgctatattttcttttttatttttcattgtagactatgttgtattattctaattttgtttttttatgtttggataattataatttattatttatattttatgtttgaaattttttttatttgtattatatatttataaattagtaagtttcaaaccgatcaaccaatccaaaccaaaccgataagt includes:
- the LOC107407389 gene encoding uncharacterized protein LOC107407389 — encoded protein: MSHPFPDVLFSLLLCLSTPGPFHTALPSFPSPYPFPPPPRAMYGYHSSPFPRATDSLADSPFPPPPPPPPSSHPPFLPDHFSGTDFDSLHETLRLLGSEVSNSCSSGCSSYGSPCSLGAHKPTLIQRSVSSHSLQKNGTHRVLSSVAELLESSETGPVRRVYSTGDLQGNNMVQHSYRSESPLSNESSMIIEGMTKACRYSPEEKKERIERYRSKRNQRNFNKKIKYACRKTLADSRPRIRGRFARNDEIEKNSQVQWSHMGGEEDEEDEDNWINILDALSSNLIP